One genomic region from Streptomyces sp. NBC_00582 encodes:
- a CDS encoding AAA family ATPase, whose translation MTTYDERASLTDLTATVERVRSSVEGVIEGKPEVVRLSLTVLLAEGHLLIEDVPGVGKTMLAKALAKSIDCSVRRIQFTPDLLPSDITGVSIWDQQRRDFEFKPGAIFAQIVIGDEINRASPKTQSALLESLEERQVTIDGQTYELPSPFMVVATQNPVEMEGTYPLPEAQRDRFMARVSIGYPSPEAELRMLDVHGEVSPLDDLQPVAHAHDIVKLIDAVRTVHVAESVRRYAVDLVAATRTHPDLRLGASPRATLHLLRAAKASAALGGRDYALPDDVQNLAVAVLAHRLLPTAQAQLNRRTAEQVVEEILQRTPVPTGAQQHTYGGLGQGAPAYPQQPPRRI comes from the coding sequence GTGACGACCTATGACGAGCGAGCGAGCCTCACGGATCTGACCGCCACTGTGGAGCGAGTCCGCAGTTCGGTGGAGGGAGTGATCGAGGGCAAGCCCGAGGTCGTACGGCTTTCGCTGACCGTGCTGCTCGCCGAGGGACATCTTCTGATCGAGGATGTCCCCGGCGTCGGCAAGACGATGCTCGCCAAGGCGCTGGCGAAGTCCATCGACTGCTCGGTGCGCCGGATCCAGTTCACGCCGGACCTGCTGCCCTCGGACATCACGGGCGTGTCCATCTGGGACCAGCAGCGCCGCGACTTCGAGTTCAAGCCGGGGGCGATCTTCGCCCAGATCGTGATCGGCGACGAGATCAACCGCGCCTCGCCCAAGACGCAGTCGGCGCTCCTCGAGTCCCTGGAGGAGCGCCAGGTCACCATCGACGGGCAGACGTACGAGCTGCCCAGCCCCTTCATGGTGGTGGCCACGCAGAACCCGGTCGAGATGGAGGGCACCTACCCGCTGCCCGAGGCCCAGCGCGACCGTTTCATGGCCCGGGTCTCCATCGGCTACCCGAGCCCCGAGGCCGAACTGCGGATGCTCGACGTGCACGGCGAGGTCAGCCCGCTGGACGACCTCCAGCCGGTGGCCCACGCGCACGACATCGTGAAGCTGATCGACGCCGTCCGCACGGTCCATGTCGCCGAATCGGTTCGCCGGTACGCCGTCGACCTGGTCGCCGCCACGCGCACCCACCCGGACCTCAGACTCGGCGCCTCGCCGCGCGCGACGCTGCACCTGCTGCGCGCGGCGAAGGCCTCCGCCGCCCTCGGCGGCCGGGACTACGCGCTGCCGGACGACGTGCAGAACCTCGCCGTGGCGGTCCTGGCCCACCGTCTGCTGCCCACCGCGCAGGCGCAGCTCAACCGCCGCACCGCGGAGCAGGTCGTCGAGGAGATCCTTCAGCGCACCCCGGTGCCCACGGGTGCCCAGCAGCACACCTACGGCGGCCTGGGCCAGGGCGCGCCCGCGTACCCGCAGCAGCCGCCGCGGAGGATCTGA
- a CDS encoding beta-class carbonic anhydrase, which yields MTLFFPSHNRTAMPVTSTVMVMTTSASVPTESEGAIRGGTVTDRLVDANERYAAAFTDPGMDARPVLHVAIVACMDARLDLHAALGLELGDCHTIRNAGGVVTDDVIRSLTISQRKLGTRSIVLIHHTGCGLEAITEDFRTDLEMEVGQRPAWAVEAFRDVDQDVRQSMQRVRTSPFLLHADDVRGFVFDVKTGLLREIDPA from the coding sequence ATGACGCTCTTTTTCCCTTCTCACAACAGGACCGCGATGCCTGTGACCAGTACCGTCATGGTTATGACGACTTCCGCATCCGTACCCACAGAGTCCGAAGGCGCCATACGCGGCGGCACGGTGACCGACCGTCTCGTCGACGCGAACGAGCGGTACGCCGCCGCCTTCACCGATCCGGGCATGGACGCCCGGCCCGTCCTGCACGTGGCGATCGTGGCCTGCATGGACGCCCGTCTCGACCTGCACGCGGCGCTCGGCCTGGAGCTGGGCGACTGTCACACGATCCGCAACGCGGGCGGTGTGGTCACCGACGACGTGATCCGTTCGCTCACCATCAGCCAGCGCAAGCTCGGCACGCGCAGCATCGTGCTGATCCACCACACGGGCTGCGGCCTGGAGGCGATCACCGAGGACTTCCGCACCGACCTGGAGATGGAGGTCGGCCAGCGTCCGGCCTGGGCCGTGGAGGCGTTCCGGGACGTGGACCAGGACGTGCGGCAGTCCATGCAGCGGGTGCGGACCTCTCCGTTCCTGCTGCACGCCGACGACGTCCGCGGGTTCGTGTTCGACGTGAAGACGGGTCTGCTGCGCGAGATCGACCCCGCCTGA
- the rsmH gene encoding 16S rRNA (cytosine(1402)-N(4))-methyltransferase RsmH — translation MGQSRHVPVMLQRCLDLLAPALQRPGAVVVDCTLGLGGHSEALLTRFPEVRLVALDRDKEALRLSGERLAPFGERATLVHAVYDELPDVLDRLGLPHVQGVLFDLGVSSMQLDEADRGFAYAQDAPLDMRMDQTTGISAADVLNTYPPGELVRILRAYGEEKQAKRIVSAIVRERDKEPFTNSARLVELIRGALPQAAMRTGGNPAKRTFQALRIEVNGELSVLERAIPAAVEAIGVGGRIAVLSYHSLEDRLVKQVFAAGAATTAPPGLPVVPERYQPRLKLLTRGAELPTEEEVAENRRAAPARLRGVERIRESIE, via the coding sequence GTGGGACAAAGCCGACACGTCCCGGTGATGCTCCAGCGGTGCCTGGACCTGCTGGCCCCCGCCCTGCAGCGGCCCGGAGCGGTCGTCGTCGACTGCACCCTCGGCCTCGGCGGCCACAGCGAGGCCCTGCTCACGCGGTTCCCCGAGGTCCGGCTCGTCGCCCTCGACCGCGACAAGGAGGCCCTGCGGCTCTCCGGCGAGCGGCTCGCCCCCTTCGGTGAGCGCGCCACCCTCGTGCACGCGGTCTACGACGAGCTCCCCGACGTACTCGACCGGCTCGGCCTCCCGCACGTCCAGGGCGTCCTGTTCGACCTCGGCGTGTCGTCCATGCAGCTCGACGAGGCCGACCGCGGCTTCGCCTACGCCCAGGACGCCCCGCTCGACATGCGCATGGACCAGACGACCGGCATCAGCGCCGCCGACGTCCTCAACACCTACCCGCCCGGCGAGCTGGTGCGGATCCTGCGCGCCTACGGCGAGGAGAAGCAGGCCAAGCGGATCGTCTCCGCGATCGTCCGCGAGCGCGACAAGGAGCCCTTCACCAACAGCGCCCGCCTCGTCGAACTGATCCGCGGCGCCCTGCCGCAGGCCGCCATGCGCACCGGCGGCAACCCGGCCAAGCGCACCTTCCAGGCCCTGCGCATCGAGGTCAACGGCGAGCTGTCGGTGCTGGAGCGGGCGATCCCGGCCGCCGTCGAGGCGATCGGCGTGGGGGGACGGATCGCCGTACTGTCGTACCACTCCCTGGAGGACCGGCTGGTCAAGCAGGTGTTCGCGGCCGGCGCCGCCACCACCGCGCCACCCGGACTGCCCGTCGTCCCCGAGCGCTACCAGCCCCGGCTCAAGCTGCTGACCCGCGGTGCCGAACTTCCCACCGAGGAAGAGGTCGCCGAGAACCGGCGCGCGGCCCCGGCCCGGCTGCGCGGGGTCGAACGCATCAGGGAGTCCATCGAATGA
- a CDS encoding septum formation initiator family protein — protein MSGKPELKGRAARLARLFPAGPRQAARTPFVLLVVLLLGGGLIGLLVLNSALSEGSFKMDDLQKDTKNLTDEEQALQRDIDSYSAPDALQRRARELGMVPGGDPAFLDPDGSVKGVPSAAAQQSAQGAADVVRPPEAMTLSQTIASPSSQPSPQPSASSQSAALPGGAPARSAAPAPTAALPTTPGR, from the coding sequence GTGAGCGGGAAACCCGAACTCAAGGGGAGGGCCGCCCGGCTCGCCCGACTGTTCCCCGCAGGACCGCGCCAGGCGGCCCGCACCCCCTTCGTCCTCCTCGTCGTCCTCCTCCTCGGCGGCGGCCTCATCGGGCTGCTCGTGCTGAACTCCGCGCTCAGCGAGGGCTCGTTCAAGATGGACGACCTCCAGAAGGACACCAAGAACCTCACCGACGAGGAACAGGCGCTCCAGCGCGACATCGACTCCTACTCCGCCCCGGACGCCCTCCAGCGCCGCGCCCGTGAACTCGGCATGGTTCCCGGCGGCGACCCCGCCTTCCTGGACCCGGACGGCAGCGTCAAGGGCGTCCCCTCGGCCGCGGCCCAGCAGTCCGCGCAGGGCGCCGCCGACGTCGTACGGCCGCCCGAGGCGATGACGCTCTCCCAGACGATCGCGTCGCCCTCGTCGCAACCGTCGCCGCAGCCGTCGGCGTCGTCGCAGTCGGCGGCCCTTCCCGGCGGCGCTCCCGCGCGGAGCGCGGCGCCGGCTCCGACCGCAGCCCTTCCCACGACCCCCGGCAGGTGA
- a CDS encoding peptidoglycan D,D-transpeptidase FtsI family protein produces the protein MTDREPPRRRVPGPARPSRPASARRRPGPGARPARRPATPRPPAPRSIRLGSPRPRLRMVGLALTLVMAAFVVRLLQVQAVDASTYAAKADRNRYVGQVLAAERGEITDRSGIALASSEDAYDITADPTMFNRENLKIDDGPEQAAALLAPILGQEQSTLVRKLRPADTTSQYALLAVRQTPAVWKQIKDLRSALVAKASSDATTVNVLAGLFAVPSSKRVYPNGDLAASVLGWVNAEGKGGGGIEQELNGTLAGKDGKIRYAQSGGRLVPTAGGATETPAVPGSDVELTIDRDIQWAAQNAITEQVAASKADRGYVVVQDTRTGEILAMANSPGFDPNDLTTANPDALGNAALQDAYEPGSTAKIMSMAAVLEENVATPLTHVVVPNRLHRGDRLFKDDIDHETWNLTLNGVLAKSSNIGTILATGQLGKTQAESNRVLYSYLRKFGLGSYSGLDFPGETKGILAPPDDWSTSQQYTIPFGQGVSLNALQAASVYSTIANGGVRIEPTLVRGTQGPDGRFTPASAPKKNRVVSEKTAKSLAQMLESVVDDQEGTGTKARIPGYRVAGKTGTANRVDPATGKYKGYTSSFAGFAPADKPRITVYCAIQNATQGSYFGGQICGPVFKQVMEFALKTLQIPPTGAKAAKLPVTFTP, from the coding sequence GTGACCGACAGGGAACCGCCCCGCCGCCGGGTGCCCGGCCCCGCCCGGCCCTCCCGCCCCGCCTCCGCCCGGCGGCGGCCGGGCCCCGGCGCCCGCCCGGCCCGCCGTCCGGCCACCCCGCGCCCCCCGGCCCCGCGCTCCATCCGGCTCGGCAGCCCCCGCCCCCGGCTGCGCATGGTCGGTCTCGCCCTGACCCTGGTGATGGCCGCCTTCGTCGTCCGCCTCCTCCAGGTCCAGGCCGTCGACGCCAGTACCTACGCGGCCAAGGCCGACCGCAACCGTTACGTCGGCCAGGTCCTGGCCGCCGAGCGCGGCGAGATCACCGACCGCAGCGGGATCGCCCTCGCCAGCAGCGAGGACGCGTACGACATCACCGCCGACCCCACGATGTTCAACCGCGAGAACCTGAAGATCGACGACGGCCCCGAGCAGGCCGCCGCGCTGCTCGCGCCGATCCTCGGCCAGGAGCAGTCCACGCTCGTCAGGAAGCTGCGGCCCGCGGACACCACCTCGCAGTACGCGCTGCTCGCCGTCCGGCAGACCCCGGCGGTCTGGAAGCAGATCAAGGACCTGAGGTCCGCCCTCGTGGCCAAGGCGAGCTCGGACGCCACCACCGTCAACGTCCTGGCCGGCCTGTTCGCCGTCCCCAGCAGCAAGCGCGTGTACCCCAACGGCGACCTCGCCGCCTCCGTGCTGGGCTGGGTCAACGCCGAGGGCAAGGGCGGCGGCGGCATCGAGCAGGAGCTGAACGGGACCCTGGCCGGCAAGGACGGCAAGATCCGCTACGCCCAGTCCGGCGGCCGTCTCGTGCCCACCGCCGGCGGCGCGACCGAGACCCCGGCCGTGCCCGGCTCCGACGTCGAGCTGACGATCGACCGGGACATCCAGTGGGCCGCCCAGAACGCCATCACCGAGCAGGTCGCGGCGTCCAAGGCGGACCGCGGCTACGTCGTCGTCCAGGACACCCGCACCGGCGAGATCCTCGCCATGGCCAACTCGCCCGGCTTCGACCCCAACGACCTCACCACGGCGAACCCCGACGCCCTCGGCAACGCCGCTCTCCAGGACGCCTACGAGCCCGGCTCCACGGCCAAGATCATGTCGATGGCGGCCGTCCTCGAGGAGAACGTGGCCACCCCGCTCACTCATGTCGTCGTCCCGAACCGGCTGCACCGCGGCGACCGGCTCTTCAAGGACGACATCGACCACGAGACGTGGAACCTCACGCTCAACGGCGTGCTCGCCAAGTCCAGCAACATCGGCACGATCCTGGCCACCGGCCAGCTCGGCAAGACCCAGGCCGAGTCGAACCGCGTCCTTTACTCCTACCTCCGCAAGTTCGGCCTGGGCAGCTACAGCGGCCTCGACTTCCCGGGCGAGACCAAGGGCATCCTCGCCCCGCCGGACGACTGGTCGACCTCGCAGCAGTACACGATCCCTTTCGGACAGGGCGTGTCCCTCAACGCGCTCCAGGCCGCCTCCGTCTACTCGACGATCGCCAACGGCGGCGTACGGATCGAGCCGACCCTGGTGCGCGGCACCCAGGGCCCCGACGGCCGCTTCACCCCCGCCTCCGCACCCAAGAAGAACAGGGTCGTCAGCGAGAAGACGGCGAAGAGCCTCGCCCAGATGCTGGAGTCGGTCGTGGACGACCAGGAGGGCACCGGCACCAAGGCGCGTATCCCCGGCTACCGCGTCGCGGGCAAGACCGGCACCGCGAACCGCGTGGATCCGGCCACCGGCAAGTACAAGGGATACACCTCCTCCTTCGCCGGATTCGCCCCCGCCGACAAGCCCCGGATCACTGTCTACTGCGCCATTCAGAACGCCACCCAGGGCAGCTACTTCGGCGGCCAGATCTGCGGACCGGTGTTCAAGCAGGTCATGGAGTTCGCCCTGAAGACCCTCCAGATCCCGCCCACCGGGGCGAAGGCCGCCAAGCTGCCCGTCACCTTCACCCCCTGA